One window from the genome of Nomascus leucogenys isolate Asia chromosome 12, Asia_NLE_v1, whole genome shotgun sequence encodes:
- the HMGB4 gene encoding high mobility group protein B4 encodes MGKEIQLKPKANVSSYVHFLLNYRNTFKEQQPNTYVGFKEFSRKCSEEWRSISKHEKAKYEALAKVDKARYQEEMMNYVGKRKKRRKRDPQAPRRPPSSFLLFCQDHYAQLKRENPNWSVVQVAKATGEMWSTTTDLEKHPYEQRAALLRAKYFEELELYRKQHKQCNARKKYRMSARNRCRGKRVRQS; translated from the coding sequence ATGGGAAAAGAAATCCAGCTAAAGCCTAAGGCAAATGTCTCTTCTTATGTTCACTTTTTGCTGAATTACAGAAACACATTCAAGGAGCAGCAGCCAAATACCTACGTTGGCTTTAAAGAGTTCTCTAGAAAGTGTTCGGAAGAATGGAGATCCATCTCAAAGCATGAAAAGGCCAAATACGAAGCCCTGGCCAAAGTCGACAAAGCCCGATACCAGGAAGAAATGATGAATTACGTTGGCAAGAGGAAGAAACGGAGAAAGCGGGATCCCCAGGCACCCAGGCGGCCTCCATCATCCTTCCTACTCTTCTGCCAAGACCACTATGCTCAGCTGAAGAGGGAGAACCCGAACTGGTCGGTGGTGCAGGTGGCCAAGGCCACAGGGGAAATGTGGTCAACAACGACAGACCTGGAGAAGCACCCTTATGAGCAAAGAGCGGCTCTCCTGAGAGCTAAGTACTTCGAGGAACTTGAACTCTACCGTAAACAACATAAACAATGTAATGCCAGGAAGAAGTACCGAATGTCAGCTAGAAACCGGTGCAGAGGGAAGAGAGTCAGGCAGAGCTGA